The window CTAATGGAGAAATCATTTTAGAATTCATCGCAAATGATATTCTAGAATGGTATAACGACCAATCATTTGGCGTCATCGAATCCTGATAAGTTCCAAATAATGGAAGGCATTCAGTTATAAAAAATTTTAGCACTTTTAAACATTGCGCTCTAGTTATTGGCCAGATAAAATTGGTCGGATTTACGGTTCCAATCGTTACAATGTCTGTTTTTTTAATTTCTTCATAAATATCACTTAAATCATTTTCAAAAATATACGGAGAAGTTGCAACATGTTTTGAAGGAATTTTTTTTCTATTTTCGATATCGTAATTCCACTTACCTGTAACCGGTTGACTGTCATTATCCATCAAAATATGGTGTTTCTTACGCATATAATGATAAAAATTTTCCATTAGGTAATTTTTTTTACCATCAAAAAAATTAGCAAGTTCTGTTCTTGTACTAAAGAAATGTTCTGTATCGTAAACTTTAGAGGAGATTAATAATTTATTACAAATACTTTTAAATTCCTCATCCAAGCGGTATTCATCTGGTAATTGATATTCAAAATGTGTTATGTTATAATCACGAATAATTTGAATAAGATTCTTTTCAAAAGATTGAAGATTTCCTTCATCACTTAGATGGATGTATTTTAGCTGATGTCCGGAGACTTTAAGTTCTTCTGCAAAATGTCGCATGGCTGCAAAAAATCCCAATACTTTTTGAATGTGGTGCCAAACATAATCGGTTTCTGATCTAATTTCCATCAAAACATATAAAACATTTTTATCAACGGTTTTAAACCATGAATGTTTAATATTGAGCTGATCGCCAAGTATCAACCGCAATACATTTGGTGCTTTTTTAATTTTATCCATCAGGATTTTTCTTTAATGATCGATTTATTTGATCTACAACGATCACTACAAAACTTAACATCATCCCAATTCTTTTCCCATTTTTTTCGCCAGGTAAATGGCTTTTGACATACTAAACAAATTTTACTTGGGAGGTGTTGTTTCTTTACTTTTTCCATTATTGATCAGCGCATTTGCATTTTTGAAATCTTAGTAATCAAAAAGTAATTTAAACGTTAAATTGGTCTATTCATCGATACATTTATCATTCTATGGAATAATTAGCGTTAAGTTTATTTTTACTATTATTAAATTTTTTGTTTCACAACTTAACAGCTGTTTAATACGTATATCAATAAAAATTATCACATATATTATAATGAGAAATAACAAGCTTTCTTACCTAATAGTTCTATCATTTTTAGTTTTAAGTGTAGCTTCTTCATGTAAAAAAAATACGGCTACACCAGATCCGGTTGTTCCGGTAACTACTACAGCTGCTAGCGGAACGAGGGATGAGTTGACAAAAGATTCGATTTATTTATATGGAAAAGAATTGTATTACTGGAATACTTCTTTACCAACATATGATGTTTTTAAACCCAGAAGTTTTAGCACTAATGATGCAGAATTGTATGCGTTAACGCAGTATTCACTAGATCCATCGACAGGAAAACCATACGAATTTGTGAACGGATCTACCAGTCCAAAATATTCTTTTTTTGATAATACCATTACTACAGGTAAAAAAAGTGTTTTGAAAGCCGATTTAAACGGAACTGCAAATGATTATGGTTTTTCAGTTAATTATAATGCAACTAACGATGTGCGTGTAAAGTATGTGTACGAAAACTCACCTGCTGCTACGCAAGGTTTAACACGCGGTTGCCGAATAACCAGTGTTAATGGCAGGACTAATTTAACGTATAATACTACTAATATTGCCTACCTGAATGATGCTATTTTCGGAAGTAATGCAAGCGTTTCTTTAACGTTTACAGATTTAAATGGAGTTTCTAAAAGTGTAGTGGTAACCAGTGGAACTTATACTGAAAATCCAATATTTTTTACGAAAGTATATACAGTAGGAACAAAAAAAGTTGGATATATCGTATTTAATAGCTTCACAAACAACGTTTCTACAGCACTGAGTAGCATTTTCGCTGGCTTTGCTACGCAAGGAGTAACAGAACTTATTGTTGATTTGCGTTACAATGGTGGTGGTTTTGTTTCAACGGCTACTCAACTTATTAACCTTTCTGCACCTGCAAGTCAAACAGGAAACACCATGTTCACTTATTATTACAATAGCTATCTTCAAGGTTTAAATAGTGCACAAAGAAAAGCTTCTGTTTTAACCCATCAACCATTATTAGATGATGCCGGAAAGGTCCAAGCTTTTACTTCGGGGGTTAACGGGAAATATGCAACATATGCAGATCTAGATTATACTGTTTCATCATCTGATAATATCGAGAAATTTGCCAAATCTGGTTCTCTAAATTTAAGCCGGATTTATTTTATAGTTACTGGTTCGACAGCATCTGCAAGTGAATTAACAATTAATAGTTTAAGGCCTGTGATGGATGTAAAACTAATCGGCGAAACTACTTACGGTAAACCTGTTGGCTTTTTTCCGATTAGAATTGATAAGGTGGACATGTACATTCCAGAATTTGAAACGAAAAACCAAGCCGGAGTTGGCGGTTATTATAGTGGTTTAACAGTCGATAAAGAAGCTTTTGAAGATCTATCTAAAGTTTGGGGCGATGAAACTGAAACCTTACTCAGTTATGCACTACTTTATTCAAAAAATGGAAATTTCGTAACACCAGCAGCTAAAACAGGATCTTTAAGCGCTAATACGACTACCATGCCAAACAAACTCTCATCAGTAGAAAGGCAATCTGTGGCTTTAAGTTTAGATCAAAATAATTTCAGTGGAATGGTTAAAATTCCACATAAGAAATTTTAATTAGATGAGGGTATTAAATTTAGATTCGATGTGATTTCTAGCTTGTTTTTGAAATCCTTCTGGGGTTTGTTGTGTTTGCTTTTTAAAAAAGCGGCTAAAATATGGTCGGTCCGAAAAACCAAGCTCATAAGCTATTTCTTTAATCGTGCTTTCACTGTGAATAATTTTTCTTTTTGCCTCCAGGATAATCCGATCGTGGATAATTTGCATCCCGGTTTTATCAAGCTTTTCTTTTAAGATTTGATTTAAACGTTTCGAGCTAATGCCGATTTTTCCAGCATAAAAATCAGTGTTTCTTACTTGTTGATAGTTGCTTTCTAATAACATTAAAAATTCATATACCCTTTTTTGGTTCACATCCTGACTCGTAAATTCGTGTTCTTTTACCTGAATTAATTTCAATAAGAAAACCTTTAATAAAGCCTTTGTGAGCACAAAATTATTTCCAGCTTTTTGATATTCATCTTCTATCAGTTTGTAGATGCTGGCCAGTTCTGTTGCCGTTTCCTTACTCAATCGCAAACATGAAAATTCTCCCTGAACATTAAAAATTTTAAATAAATCTAATAAGAATTCCTTTTCTTCTCCTTCTAAAACAGATCTTTTGAAAGAAATGAGTTCACCATTTTTTCCTGCTTTATTTAATTGATGAACTCGATAGGGCGGAATTAAATAAATCCAGTCTCCTTTAGTTTCAAAGTCATCATTTTTTAAATCATGCAATGGCACCTCATTTTTAAGCCAAACAATTTCAAAAAACTCCTTCCTACTTGGGTCGTTCAAATAACTCGGCGGACAATTATTAAGATTTCGGATATAAATAATTGATTTTTCTAGATTGGATATTTCTGCTAAACTCATGGCTGGTAAAGATAAGCACTTAATATTTCCCAGCTTGGACTTCTTTGTAATTATGGAGGACTATTCGGAAATACTGTTTTAATATTGAATGATTTGTGACTTTAATAAGATTAAGTTTCCCGATTGTCCAACATTAAGGGCTAAATGTATAACCACTAGGCTTTGGTGTAAGCATACCTTTACCAAGTAACAAACAAGCACAAAACATGGACTTGGAACTATTATTAAAAGACGTAGAAAACGATAAATCGATTATGGATACATTGGATAATCAACAATTGGTTTGGGATTTACAAAAAAATCTGGATCAGGTAATTAATGAAAATGCTCAATTACTAAAAAGTTTAGATCTTGAGCAACTCATTCCTTTTATATATCATATACAGCAGGCTAAACGAATTTTTATTACAGCAGCGGGGCGTTCTGGTTTTGCAATGCGATCTGCTGCCATGCGTTTAATGCATCTTGGTTTAACGGTTTATTATGTGGGAGACACCACGACTCCAGCAATAGAAGAAGGAGACTTGTTAATAGCAGCATCAGGATCTGGAACAACAAGTACCATAGTAAAAGCGGCAGAAAAAGCGGTTTTAGTAGGCGCAAAGGTTGTTGCTTTAACAACAAGTGCTAATGCTGCTTTAGGCAAATTAGCAACTCATATCGTTTTTATTCCAGCTGCAGAGAAAGAAGATCATAGTAAAGAAATATCAAATCAGTATGCAGGCAGTTTGTTCGAACAATTTTTGCTTTTACTTACCGATGCCATTTTCCAATCGCTTTGGAAATTAAGCGAAAAGCCTGCAGAAGAGTTGTGGAAAAAACATTCAAACTTAGAATAACATAAATTTTAATAACATATATAAATACAATCATGGCAAAATTACAAGTAGCAATAGATTTATTAACTACAGAAGAGGCTTTAGCACTTGCAGCAAAAGTTGCTCCATACGTAGACATTATAGAATTAGGAACACCCCTTATTAAAAATATGGGTTCAGCAGTAATTACTGCAATGAAAAATGCACATCCTGATAAATTGGTTTTTGCAGATTTAAAAACTGCTGATGCAGGAGAATTAGAAGCAGATATCGCTTTCAAAGCTGGTGCAGATTTAGTTACAGTAATGGGCGCAGCAGGAAATGCAACAATTATTGGAGCAGTAAAGGCGGCAAAAGCACACAATAAAGGTGTTGTTGTTGATACAATCGGTTATCCTGATCGCGTTAAAAGAGCGCAAGAAGTTACTGAGTTGGGTGTAGAATTTGTAGAATTACATGCAGGTTTGGATGAACAATGGACAGCAGGTTATTCAATTCAAGTATTAATTGATGAAGCAGCGAAAGTTGGCGTTCCAGTTTCAGTTGCTGGTGGAGTAAACCTTGAAAATGTAACAGCGGTAGTTAAAGCTGGGGCAATTGTAGTGGTTGCAGGTGCAGCAATTTATGGTGCTGAAGATCCAGCTGAGGCAGCAAAGGCGCTTCGTGAAGCAATTGATGCAGCAAAAAATTAATTTGTAGGCATAAAAAAAGCAGTTCCATTTGGAACTGCTTTTTTATTTACAATTTTAAGGTTACAGAAGAATTTTACTGCTGATATCTTTATTAATGGTAATGTAACCTGGATATTTTACCGGCGTATTACCTAGCATAAAAGTTGGTTTAATCTTAATGGTAAGTAAACCCAACTTTTCATCCTTAGCAGAAGATCCTTTTTGAGCAGCATTGATGATATCATTAAAAACGTTTCCGTTCGATACTAAGCCATATATATTGCTAATTAATTTAACAGGAACGGTTACCGTTTGACCCTGAGCAATGCTTACATTTTGATTGACAACGCCCTCAGCTAAGTCGGTGTTATTAACCAAAATCTTATACTCAAATTGATTTATTGCCGCCAATTTAGCAGATGGATTAGTAATTTCTAAGTTCAAATTAGCGGATAGAGGAATATCTTTTCTTAAAAATCCTAAAGCAACGCCTGGCAAACTTGTTAAATTAAAATTCTGTTGTTCCAATAGTTGTTTAACATCAGTTCCTGCAATAGAAACTTGTTGAACGCCCGTAATTTTATATGTACAATCCTCTAGAGCCTTAATTTGTTGTGCTTGTTTATTTATTCCACAACCAAAAATTGTAATGGTGAAAAGGAAAAGCAATAATTTTGATTTCATGTTATTCATAACGCCAAATTACTAAAACTATTTTAGCTGCAATGCCAAGTTTAACAATCTTTAGCATTAAGCACTTGGGGTAATGGTTTCAACGTCATCACGAGTATCACTTTCGTTATTATTGTCAGTCGATTCTTGTTCATCAGAACTATCCTGATTATCATCTAAATCATCTTGCCCGTCAATATTTTCTTTCGCTACTTCGTTATCATTTGCTTTATTATCATGATCATCTTCAGTTTGCAGATCTTCGCTTTCTTCTTTTTCTGTTGAAGGAATAACGGTTTCGATATCCAATTGAACGTCTTCTGTAGGTTTTGGATGCGATTTCGAAGTTTCTTCTGGTGAATTATTTTCTGTATTTTCCATATTAAAATCGGTTTTATATAAGTTAAAGGTTTAAACGATCAATTTTGTTTGAGATTTCTATCTTGCTTTTATCTCCTTTTTTAACTTTACAAAAAATTTAAAGCATGGCAATCATTTACCGCGAAATAGAAGAAAGAGATAATAAAGCACTTGCGGCGCTAATTAGGACAATTTTAGAGGAGTTTAAGATTGATAAACCCGGTACCGTTTACACCGATCCAACAACTGATCATTTATCCGAAGTTTTTAAACAAGAACAATCTTCCTATTGGATTGCAGAAGAGGACGGCGTATTAATTGGTGGATGTGGGATTTATCCAACAAAAGATTTACCTGTAGGATGTGTTGAATTGGTGAAATTATACACTTCTGCTGCTGCCAGGGGAAAAGGTGTT is drawn from Pedobacter mucosus and contains these coding sequences:
- a CDS encoding cryptochrome/photolyase family protein gives rise to the protein MDKIKKAPNVLRLILGDQLNIKHSWFKTVDKNVLYVLMEIRSETDYVWHHIQKVLGFFAAMRHFAEELKVSGHQLKYIHLSDEGNLQSFEKNLIQIIRDYNITHFEYQLPDEYRLDEEFKSICNKLLISSKVYDTEHFFSTRTELANFFDGKKNYLMENFYHYMRKKHHILMDNDSQPVTGKWNYDIENRKKIPSKHVATSPYIFENDLSDIYEEIKKTDIVTIGTVNPTNFIWPITRAQCLKVLKFFITECLPLFGTYQDSMTPNDWSLYHSRISFAMNSKMISPLEVVNAAIEEWKKHPDEIGFNQLEGFVRQIIGWREYMRGMYWLNMPDFETTNFFNNKNKLPDWYWTGKTKMNCLKYAIGQSLNFAYAHHIQRLMVTGNFALLAGTDPDEVDQWYLGIYIDAIQWVEITNTRGMSQFADGGMIGTKPYVSSASYINKMSHYCGTCYYDKDKKTGDKACPFNSLYWNFYDQHSAKLSKNPRIGMMYKIWDKMQPEKKSELLNQAKYYLENINDL
- a CDS encoding DUF2256 domain-containing protein: MEKVKKQHLPSKICLVCQKPFTWRKKWEKNWDDVKFCSDRCRSNKSIIKEKS
- a CDS encoding S41 family peptidase, with translation MRNNKLSYLIVLSFLVLSVASSCKKNTATPDPVVPVTTTAASGTRDELTKDSIYLYGKELYYWNTSLPTYDVFKPRSFSTNDAELYALTQYSLDPSTGKPYEFVNGSTSPKYSFFDNTITTGKKSVLKADLNGTANDYGFSVNYNATNDVRVKYVYENSPAATQGLTRGCRITSVNGRTNLTYNTTNIAYLNDAIFGSNASVSLTFTDLNGVSKSVVVTSGTYTENPIFFTKVYTVGTKKVGYIVFNSFTNNVSTALSSIFAGFATQGVTELIVDLRYNGGGFVSTATQLINLSAPASQTGNTMFTYYYNSYLQGLNSAQRKASVLTHQPLLDDAGKVQAFTSGVNGKYATYADLDYTVSSSDNIEKFAKSGSLNLSRIYFIVTGSTASASELTINSLRPVMDVKLIGETTYGKPVGFFPIRIDKVDMYIPEFETKNQAGVGGYYSGLTVDKEAFEDLSKVWGDETETLLSYALLYSKNGNFVTPAAKTGSLSANTTTMPNKLSSVERQSVALSLDQNNFSGMVKIPHKKF
- a CDS encoding helix-turn-helix domain-containing protein, translated to MSLAEISNLEKSIIYIRNLNNCPPSYLNDPSRKEFFEIVWLKNEVPLHDLKNDDFETKGDWIYLIPPYRVHQLNKAGKNGELISFKRSVLEGEEKEFLLDLFKIFNVQGEFSCLRLSKETATELASIYKLIEDEYQKAGNNFVLTKALLKVFLLKLIQVKEHEFTSQDVNQKRVYEFLMLLESNYQQVRNTDFYAGKIGISSKRLNQILKEKLDKTGMQIIHDRIILEAKRKIIHSESTIKEIAYELGFSDRPYFSRFFKKQTQQTPEGFQKQARNHIESKFNTLI
- the hxlB gene encoding 6-phospho-3-hexuloisomerase, encoding MDLELLLKDVENDKSIMDTLDNQQLVWDLQKNLDQVINENAQLLKSLDLEQLIPFIYHIQQAKRIFITAAGRSGFAMRSAAMRLMHLGLTVYYVGDTTTPAIEEGDLLIAASGSGTTSTIVKAAEKAVLVGAKVVALTTSANAALGKLATHIVFIPAAEKEDHSKEISNQYAGSLFEQFLLLLTDAIFQSLWKLSEKPAEELWKKHSNLE
- the hxlA gene encoding 3-hexulose-6-phosphate synthase, yielding MAKLQVAIDLLTTEEALALAAKVAPYVDIIELGTPLIKNMGSAVITAMKNAHPDKLVFADLKTADAGELEADIAFKAGADLVTVMGAAGNATIIGAVKAAKAHNKGVVVDTIGYPDRVKRAQEVTELGVEFVELHAGLDEQWTAGYSIQVLIDEAAKVGVPVSVAGGVNLENVTAVVKAGAIVVVAGAAIYGAEDPAEAAKALREAIDAAKN
- a CDS encoding GNAT family N-acetyltransferase, with translation MAIIYREIEERDNKALAALIRTILEEFKIDKPGTVYTDPTTDHLSEVFKQEQSSYWIAEEDGVLIGGCGIYPTKDLPVGCVELVKLYTSAAARGKGVGKTLMQKSIESAQHFGYNNIYLESFPELKTAISMYEKAGFKILSAPLGNSGHFACNVWMLLVL